Part of the Algiphilus sp. genome is shown below.
CGAGACATCGACGCCGCGGAAGAAGGAGCGCACGTACTCGTTGGCCGGTGCGCGCACGATCTCCTCGGGCGTGCCGATCTGGACGATGCGCCCGCCCTGCATGATCGCGATGCGATCCCCCACGCGCATGGCCTCGTCGAGATCATGGGTGATGAACACCACCGTGCGGGCGTGCTCGGTCTGCAGGCGCAGCAGCTCGTCCTGCATCTCGGTGCGGATCAGCGGATCGAGCGCCGAGAAGGCCTCGTCCATGAGCAGGATCTCGGGATCGGTGGCGAGCGCGCGCGCCAGGCCGACGCGCTGCTTCATGCCGCCCGAGAGCTCGTCCGGGAAGCTCTGCGCGTTCGCCTTGAGACCGACGGCGTCGAGCGCTTCCAGCGCCCGCACCTCGCGCTCGTCGCGCTTGACGCCGGCGACGGCCAGGCCGAATGCCGCGTTCTGCAGCACGGTCTGGTGCGGCATCAGCGCGAAGGACTGGAACACCATGCTGATCGAGCGTCGCCGCACCTCGATGAGCTCGCGGCGCGACATGCCGACGATGTCCCGGCCGTTCAGGGTGATGCGGCCCGAACTCGGCTCGATGAGGCGATTCAGCATGCGCACCAGCGTCGACTTGCCGGAGCCCGACAGCCCCATCACCACGAAGACCTCGCCCTCCGCGACCTCGAAGCTGGCGTCGGCGACACCGACGGTCAGCCCGGTCTCGGCGAAGATGGTCTCCTTGTCCTGGCCGCGCTCGATGCGTTCCAGTGCGTGGCGGGGATTGCCGCCGAATATCTTGTAGACGTGCTCGACTGCCAGCTTGGTGGCCAAGCCTGCCTCCACGGGTGGCTCGATTGCCGCTCCTACCTTAGCAGGCTGACGCCGGCGCGCCGTAGCGTGTCCGCACGGCGGCTGCCCGCACCGGCACGTGCGCGCTAGGCTCGGCGCCATCGGACACGAGCGGAGACCCCATGCGCCATCACCGACAGGAACTGTGGTTCGACACCGAGGACCGGGTCGCCTTCATCAACATCACGCCCCGGGTCGAGGAAGCGCTCGCCGCCAGCGCCGTGCGCGAAGGCCTGTGCCTGGTCAACGCCATGCACATCTCGGCCTCGGTGTTCATCAACGATGACGAGCGCGGCCTCCACGCCGACTTCGCCCGCTGGCTCGAGGAGCAGGTGCCCTACGGCCCGATCGACCGCTGGCGCCACAACGACACCGGCGAGGACAATGCCGACAGCCACATCAAGCGTCAGATCTTCGGACGCGAGGTGGTGGTGGCGGTCACCGGCGGCGCGCTCGACTTCGGCCCCTGGGAGCAGATCTTCTACGGCGAGTTCGACGGACGGCGCCGCAAGCGCGTGCTGGTGAAGATCATCGGCGAGTAGCCCCACCACCGGGCGCCGGCTTGAGGCGCCCGCCGGGCACGCGCATGCTGTCCGACCGGAGACAGCGAACAGGACCGCGCCGATGACGACCACCGCCGTGCCGCGCAAGTACGACCGGACCATCCACGGCCGCCGCATGACCTATGTCGACGAGGGCGACGGGGACACCGTGCTCTTTCTGCACGGCAACCCGACCTCGTCCTATCTCTGGCGCAACATCATTCCGCATCTCGCGCTGCAGGCGCGCTGCGTGGCGCCGGACCTGATCGGCATGGGCGACTCCGACAAGCTGCCGCACTCCGGCCACGAGTCGTACCGCTTCGTCGAGCACCGCCATTACCTGGACGAGCTGCTGCGCACGCTCGATCTCGGCGAACGGGTCACGCTGGTACTGCACGACTGGGGCTCGGCGCTGGGCTTCGACTGGGCGCGCCGTCATGCCGAGCGCGTGCGGGGCATCGCCTACATGGAGGCCATCGTGCAGCCGCTGACCTGGGCACAGTGGCCGGAGGGCTTCCGCGGCATCTTCCAGGGCCTGCGCTCGGACAAGGGCGAGGACCTGGTGCTGGCACGCAACAGCTTCGTCGAGCGCATCCTGCCCAACGCCATCCTGCGGACGCTCGACGAGGACGAGATGAACGAATACCGACGCCCCTTCCTCGAACCCGGCGAGGATCGTCGGCCGACACTGACCTGGCCGCGCGAGCTGCCCATCGACGGCGAGCCCGAGGATGTCGTCGACATCGTCGACACCTACGGGAAATGGCTGGCGCACAGCCCCGTTCCCAAGCTCTTCGTCAATGCCGACCCCGGCGCCATCCTGGTGGGCGATGCGCGCGAGTTCTGCCGCAGCTGGCCGAATCAGGAGGAGATCACGGTAGCGGGCAGCCACTTCATCCAGGAGGATTCGCCCGACGCCATCGGTCGCGCTGTCGCCGACTGGCATGCGCGCCTGGAGGGCCCCGCGGCATGAGCGCCGATGACGCCGCACCGGTATGCGCGGTGGTGGGGGCCGGCCCCGGCAACGGCCGCGCCATCGCCACCCGCTTCGCCGACGGCGGCTACCGGGTGGCCCTGCTGGCCCGCGACACCACCCGGCTCGACGGCCTCGCCGCCGACATCGAGAACGCGATCGCCATCGGCTGCGATGTCACCTCGGCGGACTCGATCGCGGCCGCCCACCGGCATCTGCGCAGCGATCCGGGGGATCCGGAGGTGCTGATCTACAACGCCGGCTCCGGTCTCTTCGGCTCGGTGGACGAGGTGCAGCCGGAGGCCTTCGAGCAAGCCTGGCGCACCAACGCGGCCGGTCTGCTGGCCTGGACCCAGGCCGTGCTCCCCGCGATGCGGGCTCGCGGCAGCGGCCGTATCGTGATCATGGGCGCCACCGCCGCCAGGCGCGGCGGTGCGGCCTTCACTGCCTTCGCCAGCGCCAAGCACGCGCAGTACGGGCTGGCGCAGTCCCTGGCGCGCAAGCTCGGCCCCGAGAACATCCACGTCAGCTACATCGTCATCGACGGCGTCATCGATCTGGAACGCACGCGCCGGATGCTCCCGGACAAGCCGGACGACTTCTTCCTGAGCGCCGACGATATCGCCGAGGCGGTCTATCACGTCGCGCACCAGCCGCGATCCGCGCGCAGCTTCGAGATCGACCTGCGCCCGTTCGGCGAGCGTTGGTGACCACGCATTCCGCCCGCTCCGGCGGGTGATGGACGTCGCGAACCGGGAGACGAATGCTGAACGGGCCGCCGGCATGCGGCCAGCGGTATTCGTTCATCCCCTTGCGGAGATCCATCATGGAAATGTACGACCACGCCGTCGCGCCCGCGACGCACCCCGACGCCCTCCATGAAGAGGGCCTGCCATTCACCGTGCGGCTGGTCCTCGACGAGGCGCACCTCGCCAAGGCATTGCACATCCGGCAGTCGGCCTACGCCCGGCACGTACCCGATCTGGCACGAACACTGGGTTCGGCCGAACTCTGCGACAACGATCCCGGTGCGGTCATCCTGCTTGCGGAGTCCAAGCTGGACGAAGCGCCACTGGGCACCATGCGCATTCAGACCAACCGGCACAGCCCCCTGCTGCTCGAACAGTCGGTCACACTGCCGGATTGGCTGCAGGGGCGGACGCTCGCCGAGGCCACCCGGCTGGGCGTGACCAATACCTTCATGGGGCGGGTCACCAAGACCGTGCTGTTCAAGGCGTTCTACCTGTACTGCGTGCAGACCGGCGTCGACTGGATGGTGATCGCGGGCCGCTCGCCCCTCGACCGGCAGTACGAGGCGCTCCAGTTCACGGACGTGTTCCCCGAGAGCGGCTTCATCCCGATGGCACACGCGGGCAACATCCCGCACCGCGTGCTGGCCTTCGAGGTGGCGACGGCCGAGCGGCGCTGGCGCGAGGGCCGCCACCCGCTCTACGACTTCGTCTTCCGCACGCACCATCCAGACATCCGGATCGAGCCCGGAGCCGCCTAACGCGCGCGCCGCGAGCATCGCGGGTGCCAATGCCCTGATGCCCCCGGGCAGATCGTAGAATGGGCGATCCAGGAAGCACCTGCGCATGTCTTCGCCGCCGCCGGCCAGGGTATTCCGCCCGCACGGCCGGCGGCGGCATCTTCTGAATCACGGCGCGAGGGTGGATGCAGCAAAGCGGCCAAGGCGGGCTCGTCGAGCGCGGGATGAGGTGGGTCGACCGCCTCCTCTGGTGGTGCGCCTGTGTCCTGACGCCGGCCATCGTGATCGCTTTCTCGCTGGCGGTGGCCGTCCTCGACGTGGACGTCGGTGGCCACACCGGCACACCGCGGCCACTCCCGATCCGGGTACTGGCCGACCCGGACGCGCGGCTGACGCCGGCACAGGCAGCCGGGTTGATGGACCGGCAGGAATCCGTGCTCGCACACAGTACCCGCCTTGCCGAGACCCCGTTCTGGCTCCGTGTTCCGGTACCGATGCCGGACACGCGCAGGCTGGCCATCGAGCTGCCATCGCGGCACGCCCAGACGGTGACTTGCTGGAACGCCGAAACACTGGCCGAGATGGGATCGGCGGACCGCATCGGCACCAGCGGTGCCCTGCGCGCCGCCAAGAGCGGCTTTGCACTGACCGTGCCGAACGAGGAGGCGCCCGAGGCAGTACTCTGCCGCACACGCTACGCCGGGCCGGCCAACATTTCCGCCGCCGCGTGGTCGCGTGACGCGCTGCTTGCCTCCGAGCGCGGCTACCGCTACTCGGCGGGGCTGCTGGAGGGCGCGCTCCTCAGCCTGGCAGCGCTCACCATCGTCATGGCGCTGCTCGCCCGCGATGGTGGCTACCTGCTGCTCGCGGTGTGGCTGATCGCGAACATGCGCGTGGCAAGCATATCCATCGGCTGGGATACGCACTGGATGGGCACGACACTGCCGCCTGACTGGATGGCACCGCTGCGGCAGATCACCATCGCGCTGCACTACCTGCTGACCTATACCCTGTTCGCTCGTCTGTTCGGCGAGCACCTGCCGCAGATCCGTGCCCACTGGCTGCTGCTGCTTGCCAAGCTGCTCGGTCTGGCGCTGCTGGCGGCGGCAGTGCTCGCGCCCTTCGCCGAATTCCTGCCGGTGATGTGGGCCATAGTCGGCTTCGGCATCGTGGTGATGCTCCATTTCCTGGCCCGCATCCTCCTGGCCGGGCACGGGCGAACCGCGGCGCCCTACGGGCTGGCGCTGATCATCGTGCTGCTGGCGTCGTCGTCCGAGGTCATCGCCGCCGCCTTCGACTTCCGCCTGCTGCTGGAGGCGCTCAACAGCGTAACGGCCGCCATCGCCTCGAGCCTGCTCGTGATCCTCGCCTTCGCCAATCGCATGCGCACCGAGCAGCAGGCACGGCGGACGGCGCAGACCGCGCTGCGACGCACCTACGGAAACACCCCCGCCGGCCTGTTCACGCTCGACACGGAAGGTCGCATCCTCCGCAGCAATCCCGCTCTGCGCCGCATGCTGCGAATGCCCGAATCGCCCGGCGACGATGAGCGCTGGGAGGACTTCCTGCCGCCCGGTGCATGGAACCAGGTCCGCATTGCAGCCGACCGCGGCGGTCACCGGGACATCGAGCTGCGCGGTCCCGACGGCCCCGGCGGCGGGCAGCGCTGGTTCCTGCTGCGGGCGGATCGGATGGGCGGTCTGATCGACGGATCACTGCAGGACATCAGCGAACGGGTGGCTGCCACCCAGCGCCTGCGCTTCCTCGCCGATCACGATTCGGTATCGGAAGCGATGAACCGGCGCGGCATCGAGCGCGCGCTCGGCGAAGCCATCGATGGCGCCGGCGAGCACCACGGACACGTGCTGGCCTATCTCAATCTCGACCGCTTCCGTCTGGTCAACGAGCTCTACGGCTTCGAAACCGGTGACAACCTCCTCAAGCAGGTCGCGCTGCGCATCTCGGCGACGCTACCTCCCGGCAGCGTGCTGGGACGCCTGGGGAGCGACGAATTCCTGCTGCTGATCCGTGACACGCCGCTGGTCGCGGCTTCGCGCATCTGTCGCCAGATCCTCGCGCGCATCGCCGATACACCTTTCCGTATCGGCAACCAGTCATTCGACCTCCGTGCCGCCGCGGGTCTGATCGAACTGACGCCGGGCATGCGCACTGCCGAGGCCATCTCCACCGCGCAGCGCGCGTGCCGCGAAGCCAAGCGCGGGCCGCGTCTGGTGGCCTACGACCGCAATGCCGACATCCTGGGAGAGCGCATCGAGGAACTGCGGCTGATCAAGACGCTGGACAGCGTGGACGCGCCGAGCGGACTGCATCTCGCCATGCAGCCGATCATGTCGCTGCACGACCCCGAAGGCTCGCTGAACTTCGAGGTGCTCATGCGGATGCGCAACGACGACGGCATCGACGTGCCGGTCGGCCGGGCTCTGGCCGCCGCGGAAGCCAGCGGCAACATGGCCAAGATCGACAGCTGGGTGCTGACGCGAACGCTGGCGTGGCTCGCCGAGCACGCCGCCCGGCTGTCGGCAACGCGTTTCGTGTGCGTCAACCTGAGCGGCACCTCGCTCAACGATGAAGCCTTCGTGGACAACGTCCTGCGGACCCTGGAGCGCTACAGCGAGGTGGCACCCCTCCTATGCCTGGAGATCACCGAGGCGGTGGCGCTGCACGATCTCGCCACCACGCGCCGCTTCATGAGCCGGCTCAAGGCGCATGGCGTACGCATGGCGCTGGATGACTTCGGCGCCGGCTTCACCTCGTTCTCCTACCTGCGCGAGCTCGAGGCCGAAGTCCTCAAGATCGACGGCTCGCTGATCCGCGATCTGAGTCGGCATCCGCGCAATCTCGCCATCGTCTCGGCCATCGTCAACCTGGCGCAGAACATGGGCATGCGCACCATCGCGGAGTGGGCCGAGGACGCCGAGACCGTGGCGGCCCTGGCCGAGGCCGGCGTCGACTACGTGCAGGGCTGGGCGATCGCCCCCGCACAGTCGCCGGCAACGATCCTTCGGGTGCATTCGGCGGCGGAACTCGCATCCGACCCCGACGTGATCGCGCTGATCGAGCGGCTCGGCGCTGCCGGCCGCGAGCCGCCGGAAACGGGACGCTAGAGCCCGAACCAGGCGAAGGCGTAGTTGTCGGTCAGGGTGTCGCGGTGCTCCTGCACCAGCGCCACGGTCTCGGGCGGCACGCTGCCGGTGGCCGTCGTCCCCGCGTTTTCCGGCGTGGCCACGCCCACCGGCTGGCCGAGCGCCGCGTAGGTGCGCGCACGGATCCACTGATACTCGCCGATCGACATCCCCTGCTCGTTGAGCGCCGCCACCTGGGCGCGCTTGGCGTCGAGATAGAGCTCGCCGATGTCGCGGTACGCGGTCATCATCTCGCCGATGCTGGCGTCGCGCTGCTCCGACTCGAGCTCCTGCTCGAGCGTCTGGTAGCGCGCCTTGAGGGTTTCCATGTCGCCCTCGAGCTCGCTGCGCATGCGCTGCTGCACGGCCAGATAACGCGACATCGCGTCGGGCGTGATGTTGCCGTCGACCGGCGGGTCGTAGGGGCCGCGGGCCGCGACCGATTCGTCCAGCGCGTCGAGCTCCTGCGCGAACGCCACCGCCTCGCCCGCCATGTCGGTATACGGCTTGACGAAGACGTAGTAGCCCACTGCACCACCGCCCACCACCAGTACCAGCACGGCGATCAGACAGCCGCCGAGAAACTTGCCCATGCCCCGCTCCCGTCGCGAATCCAGAGCGGCAATCTAGCCCACCGCGATGCCCGGCACAGCCCATGTTTTCGGGACGTGCCGGCGCCCCGCCGATGCTATTCCGGGCCGGCGGCGAAGGGAGGAAGCCGGGCCGTGACGCGACGGTCGTGGGCGGGCACGAAGATCATGCCGGGCAGCGCCTGCTTGATCCGGTGCAGCCGCACGACGAGATCGCGCACGCGCTGGTCGTCGACGTCGACCATGCGCCGCGACACCCACGGGCGCTCGGCGGGCAGCGCCAGCGCCTCGCGCTGCCACACCAGGTCCCCGATGAAGGCGTAGCGGGCGCCGTCGGGCAGGGTCACGAAGACCACCACGCTGCCCGGCGTGTGTCCGCCGGCGGGCACCACCACCACCGAGCCGTCGTCGTGGACGTCATAGCTGCGCTCGAAGCCCAGGTAGGGACCGTCCGGGAAATCGTAGATGCGCCAGGTGACATCGTCGGCAAGGCGGTGGGCGAGTCCCGCGGCGGGCTCGTCCGAGGCCACGAAATCGCGTTCCGCCGCGCTCACCCAGACCGGCACGCCCGGCAGGTCCGCCAGCCCGCTGACGTGATCCCAGTGCGCATGCGTCAGCAGGATGCCGTGCAGCGACGACGGCTCGCGGCCGGCTGCACGCAGCTGCTCGGCCACCGGCGTGCCGGCGGAGTAGCTGGCGGTGAGCTGCATGAGCATCGGCGTGGTCTCGAAATGCGCGTCGACGTCGCTCCCGAATCCGGCGTCGATGAGCAGGTCGCCCTTCGGATGCCGGATCAGCACCGGGTCCATGCCGAACACGCGCTCGTCGCGGAAGCCGCCGCCCCGGTAGGCCATCGCGGCCACCGACGCCATGGTGCCGGTGGGCAGCACCGCTATCGTCATGTCCTCCGGAGGCGCGGCCACCGGCGGCGTCAGCTCCGGAATCTCGCCCACTGCCAGCGGCGCCCCGCGAAAGCTCAGTGCCAGCGCCGCCACCGCCAGCACGATCACCGCCAGCACCCCGATCACCTTGCGCATGCGTGTCTCCCCGCCTGTCCTTCACGGCCGAACCGGCCCTCGGCGGGGATGGTAGCGCGCGCGCAACGCGCCGCACGGCAGAATGCAGCGATGGCGGCGGTGATCGAAACCTTTCTGGCCTTCCTGCGGCTCGGCCTGACCGCATTCGGGGGGCCGGTGGCGCATCTGGCCTACTTCCGCGACACCTTCGTGGTGCGCCGGGGCTGGCTCGACGACGCCCGCTTCGCCGAGATCGTGGCGCTGTCGCAGTTCCTGCCCGGTCCGGCGTCGAGTCAGACCGGCATGGCGATCGGGATGCTGCGCGCGGGCTGGCCGGGCCTGCTCGCGGCCTGGCTCGCCTTCACCGCCCCGTCGGCGCTGCTGCT
Proteins encoded:
- the proV gene encoding glycine betaine/L-proline ABC transporter ATP-binding protein ProV, which produces MATKLAVEHVYKIFGGNPRHALERIERGQDKETIFAETGLTVGVADASFEVAEGEVFVVMGLSGSGKSTLVRMLNRLIEPSSGRITLNGRDIVGMSRRELIEVRRRSISMVFQSFALMPHQTVLQNAAFGLAVAGVKRDEREVRALEALDAVGLKANAQSFPDELSGGMKQRVGLARALATDPEILLMDEAFSALDPLIRTEMQDELLRLQTEHARTVVFITHDLDEAMRVGDRIAIMQGGRIVQIGTPEEIVRAPANEYVRSFFRGVDVSQVFTAGDIARRDQVTVIERAGVSLRAALQRLEQYDRSVAVVNDRNRRFLGVVTVDSLAARLDELPGDQDGDIDGAFISGDEPVSAGTPLTEVMTRVAETPWPVPVVDDDGRYRGTLSRATLLITLDRSENEPVPASEKEDA
- a CDS encoding secondary thiamine-phosphate synthase enzyme YjbQ, with translation MRHHRQELWFDTEDRVAFINITPRVEEALAASAVREGLCLVNAMHISASVFINDDERGLHADFARWLEEQVPYGPIDRWRHNDTGEDNADSHIKRQIFGREVVVAVTGGALDFGPWEQIFYGEFDGRRRKRVLVKIIGE
- a CDS encoding haloalkane dehalogenase yields the protein MTTTAVPRKYDRTIHGRRMTYVDEGDGDTVLFLHGNPTSSYLWRNIIPHLALQARCVAPDLIGMGDSDKLPHSGHESYRFVEHRHYLDELLRTLDLGERVTLVLHDWGSALGFDWARRHAERVRGIAYMEAIVQPLTWAQWPEGFRGIFQGLRSDKGEDLVLARNSFVERILPNAILRTLDEDEMNEYRRPFLEPGEDRRPTLTWPRELPIDGEPEDVVDIVDTYGKWLAHSPVPKLFVNADPGAILVGDAREFCRSWPNQEEITVAGSHFIQEDSPDAIGRAVADWHARLEGPAA
- a CDS encoding SDR family NAD(P)-dependent oxidoreductase, encoding MSADDAAPVCAVVGAGPGNGRAIATRFADGGYRVALLARDTTRLDGLAADIENAIAIGCDVTSADSIAAAHRHLRSDPGDPEVLIYNAGSGLFGSVDEVQPEAFEQAWRTNAAGLLAWTQAVLPAMRARGSGRIVIMGATAARRGGAAFTAFASAKHAQYGLAQSLARKLGPENIHVSYIVIDGVIDLERTRRMLPDKPDDFFLSADDIAEAVYHVAHQPRSARSFEIDLRPFGERW
- a CDS encoding EAL domain-containing protein, translating into MRWVDRLLWWCACVLTPAIVIAFSLAVAVLDVDVGGHTGTPRPLPIRVLADPDARLTPAQAAGLMDRQESVLAHSTRLAETPFWLRVPVPMPDTRRLAIELPSRHAQTVTCWNAETLAEMGSADRIGTSGALRAAKSGFALTVPNEEAPEAVLCRTRYAGPANISAAAWSRDALLASERGYRYSAGLLEGALLSLAALTIVMALLARDGGYLLLAVWLIANMRVASISIGWDTHWMGTTLPPDWMAPLRQITIALHYLLTYTLFARLFGEHLPQIRAHWLLLLAKLLGLALLAAAVLAPFAEFLPVMWAIVGFGIVVMLHFLARILLAGHGRTAAPYGLALIIVLLASSSEVIAAAFDFRLLLEALNSVTAAIASSLLVILAFANRMRTEQQARRTAQTALRRTYGNTPAGLFTLDTEGRILRSNPALRRMLRMPESPGDDERWEDFLPPGAWNQVRIAADRGGHRDIELRGPDGPGGGQRWFLLRADRMGGLIDGSLQDISERVAATQRLRFLADHDSVSEAMNRRGIERALGEAIDGAGEHHGHVLAYLNLDRFRLVNELYGFETGDNLLKQVALRISATLPPGSVLGRLGSDEFLLLIRDTPLVAASRICRQILARIADTPFRIGNQSFDLRAAAGLIELTPGMRTAEAISTAQRACREAKRGPRLVAYDRNADILGERIEELRLIKTLDSVDAPSGLHLAMQPIMSLHDPEGSLNFEVLMRMRNDDGIDVPVGRALAAAEASGNMAKIDSWVLTRTLAWLAEHAARLSATRFVCVNLSGTSLNDEAFVDNVLRTLERYSEVAPLLCLEITEAVALHDLATTRRFMSRLKAHGVRMALDDFGAGFTSFSYLRELEAEVLKIDGSLIRDLSRHPRNLAIVSAIVNLAQNMGMRTIAEWAEDAETVAALAEAGVDYVQGWAIAPAQSPATILRVHSAAELASDPDVIALIERLGAAGREPPETGR
- a CDS encoding MBL fold metallo-hydrolase, giving the protein MRKVIGVLAVIVLAVAALALSFRGAPLAVGEIPELTPPVAAPPEDMTIAVLPTGTMASVAAMAYRGGGFRDERVFGMDPVLIRHPKGDLLIDAGFGSDVDAHFETTPMLMQLTASYSAGTPVAEQLRAAGREPSSLHGILLTHAHWDHVSGLADLPGVPVWVSAAERDFVASDEPAAGLAHRLADDVTWRIYDFPDGPYLGFERSYDVHDDGSVVVVPAGGHTPGSVVVFVTLPDGARYAFIGDLVWQREALALPAERPWVSRRMVDVDDQRVRDLVVRLHRIKQALPGMIFVPAHDRRVTARLPPFAAGPE